The following are encoded together in the Candidatus Liberimonas magnetica genome:
- a CDS encoding type II toxin-antitoxin system Y4mF family antitoxin, which produces MEIRHKIKELRKQAKLTQEEFALRVGVGLRFVRDLEQGKKTIRIDKLNQVLDFLGYHLEVIKNAK; this is translated from the coding sequence ATGGAGATAAGACATAAGATTAAAGAACTAAGAAAACAGGCCAAATTAACACAAGAAGAGTTTGCGCTGCGTGTCGGAGTTGGACTCAGGTTTGTAAGAGATCTTGAACAAGGAAAGAAAACTATCAGGATAGACAAACTTAACCAGGTACTTGATTTTTTAGGATATCACCTTGAGGTAATTAAAAATGCAAAATAA
- a CDS encoding HipA N-terminal domain-containing protein yields MQNNQRRASVMSNDIEAGIIEETGKGYKFQYNDNYLKNGHPISVSLPLRPEPYESDILFNFFEGLLPEGWYLDVVSSKLKIDKNDLFGILLSTCKDTAGAVSILEIK; encoded by the coding sequence ATGCAAAATAACCAAAGAAGAGCCAGTGTTATGTCAAACGACATAGAAGCCGGTATAATTGAAGAAACTGGTAAGGGGTACAAGTTCCAGTATAATGATAATTACCTAAAGAATGGCCATCCTATCTCTGTTTCACTGCCATTAAGGCCGGAACCCTATGAAAGTGATATTTTATTTAACTTTTTTGAAGGGCTTTTACCTGAAGGGTGGTATCTTGATGTAGTTTCTTCAAAGCTAAAAATTGATAAAAATGACTTATTCGGCATTTTGCTTTCAACATGCAAAGATACAGCCGGAGCTGTATCAATATTGGAGATAAAATGA
- a CDS encoding HipA domain-containing protein: MKLCKICGQQLEIAGAYHTKCLKKLFGVDYVPKINFSLPEITLKAQQTAGKLSISGVQPKLSVKLNTKNQEIEVTPDKGEYILKPQTQVYTHLPENENLCMTIAELVGIDVPPHGLFELKDGTKAYLIKRYDRNKSKKIHQENFYQILDKRDKYKGSLEEIGLKLKEISDVPGLDIQLFYERVLFNFLIGNGDAHSKNFSILYTEDDKVRLAPAYDIVCSKLVIPDEEDLALTLNGKKNKLTFKDFQELSKYLNIPENKIKNRFIDEKSIFISQIQNSDLTPDEKTKLNKIIEDRFNRIKQPG; this comes from the coding sequence ATGAAATTATGCAAAATTTGCGGTCAGCAATTGGAAATAGCTGGAGCATACCATACTAAATGCCTAAAAAAACTGTTTGGCGTAGATTATGTGCCAAAGATAAATTTCTCACTGCCGGAAATAACATTAAAGGCCCAGCAAACTGCCGGGAAACTATCAATTTCAGGTGTACAGCCAAAACTGTCTGTTAAACTAAATACAAAAAATCAAGAAATTGAAGTTACACCTGATAAAGGAGAATATATTCTTAAGCCGCAGACTCAAGTTTACACGCATTTACCTGAAAATGAAAATCTTTGTATGACTATAGCCGAATTAGTAGGAATCGATGTTCCTCCGCACGGGTTGTTTGAACTTAAAGACGGCACAAAAGCATATTTAATAAAACGCTATGACAGAAATAAAAGTAAGAAAATACATCAGGAAAACTTTTACCAAATATTAGACAAAAGAGATAAGTACAAGGGTTCTCTTGAAGAAATAGGTTTAAAGCTTAAAGAAATATCAGATGTACCTGGTTTAGATATACAGCTGTTTTATGAAAGAGTGCTTTTTAATTTTCTTATTGGAAATGGCGATGCTCATTCTAAGAATTTCTCAATACTTTACACAGAGGATGACAAAGTAAGGCTTGCACCGGCTTATGATATTGTATGTTCTAAACTTGTCATTCCTGATGAGGAAGATTTAGCTTTAACATTAAACGGCAAAAAGAATAAATTGACTTTTAAGGACTTTCAGGAACTATCGAAATATCTAAACATACCGGAAAATAAAATAAAAAACAGATTTATAGATGAAAAGTCTATATTTATTTCACAAATCCAAAACTCTGATCTAACACCGGATGAAAAGACTAAATTGAATAAAATTATTGAAGACAGATTTAACAGAATTAAACAACCCGGTTAA
- a CDS encoding DUF2779 domain-containing protein has translation MVANKPYEKLIIKHTFLHATVCPRLGWLAHHGQLPEDDSLDAEFWITQGIEINERAWKLFPSGVLIPGKMQKALIETSTAIRNNSILFEPAFSADGFGTRADVLCKDGSGWNLIEIKSGKTAKEEYIEDAAYTAMVIMRTGLQIKTISLMLVSGDYRKGMPDKKLFVTEDITKDAKEQVEKFNAIADSTATALNAPNPSEPKLILDCKYCDVFEDCTGKGIENHILYLPRILAKHFIELDERGIYKIEDIPAEIKLTEGQQRALQAVRTKKPVISPDMKEELKAILWPAWYLDFETCMTTLPLYDGIAPYETIVTQYSIHKCSAPGVEEAHFEYLADPARDCRRDIAENLIKTLNGNGSIIVYSSYEQGIINGLTKTYPDLSEPLKKLVDRMVDLLALLRSNYSHKDFKGSYSIKKVLPVMVPGLDYSDLDIQEGGSAAVLFAYMAMGKISDANEIAQIRKNLLTYCKRDTWAMVKLHEVLSNL, from the coding sequence ATGGTAGCCAATAAACCTTATGAAAAGCTAATAATTAAACACACGTTCTTGCATGCAACTGTTTGCCCGCGATTGGGGTGGCTTGCTCATCATGGGCAACTGCCTGAGGATGACTCGCTTGATGCTGAATTTTGGATCACGCAAGGTATTGAAATAAATGAGCGGGCATGGAAGCTATTTCCTTCAGGGGTATTAATCCCTGGGAAAATGCAAAAAGCACTAATTGAAACAAGTACGGCAATTAGGAATAACTCCATACTTTTTGAACCTGCGTTTTCTGCTGATGGGTTTGGAACCCGGGCCGATGTTCTATGTAAGGATGGTAGCGGTTGGAACCTTATTGAAATAAAATCAGGCAAAACCGCTAAAGAGGAATATATTGAAGATGCAGCATATACTGCGATGGTGATCATGCGTACAGGTCTGCAAATCAAGACTATTTCCCTGATGCTTGTTTCAGGGGATTACCGAAAAGGCATGCCAGACAAAAAGTTGTTTGTAACCGAAGATATTACCAAAGATGCAAAAGAACAGGTTGAGAAGTTTAATGCAATAGCTGACTCTACAGCAACTGCCCTTAATGCTCCAAACCCAAGCGAGCCAAAACTTATTTTGGATTGCAAGTACTGCGATGTCTTTGAAGATTGTACCGGTAAAGGGATTGAAAATCATATACTTTATTTACCTCGTATCTTAGCTAAACATTTTATTGAATTAGATGAAAGAGGCATATATAAAATTGAGGATATTCCAGCCGAGATTAAATTAACTGAGGGACAACAGCGGGCATTGCAGGCCGTTCGTACAAAAAAACCTGTAATATCTCCAGATATGAAAGAAGAACTAAAAGCTATACTATGGCCTGCATGGTACCTGGATTTTGAAACTTGCATGACAACATTACCTCTTTATGATGGCATTGCCCCTTACGAAACAATAGTTACCCAATATTCCATTCACAAATGCTCAGCTCCAGGGGTTGAAGAAGCCCATTTTGAGTATCTTGCTGACCCTGCCCGTGATTGCCGGAGAGATATAGCTGAAAACTTGATAAAAACACTTAATGGCAACGGCAGTATCATTGTTTATTCTTCCTATGAACAAGGGATTATTAATGGCCTTACTAAAACCTACCCTGACCTTTCAGAACCTTTGAAAAAGCTTGTTGATAGAATGGTAGACCTTCTTGCTCTTTTGCGGAGCAATTACAGTCATAAGGATTTCAAGGGTAGTTATTCAATAAAAAAGGTTCTACCAGTAATGGTTCCTGGCCTTGACTATAGCGATTTGGACATTCAGGAAGGCGGCAGCGCTGCAGTTTTGTTCGCATATATGGCAATGGGGAAGATTTCAGATGCCAATGAAATCGCGCAGATACGCAAAAACCTACTCACCTACTGTAAACGCGATACTTGGGCAATGGTTAAATTGCATGAAGTGCTATCTAATTTGTAA
- a CDS encoding PD-(D/E)XK nuclease family protein: MDNSINDFEQRLSLDKDFAELRNNLKMNQNCIFNIICKENDELTFSRVMKYLLDPLENHGLKDAFLKEFLSYLKNKYQNNSWNVENVDLNNAKVYKEYFIGDSGRLDVFIECKGNQNSNLYIIIENKIDSSENEYSIEGKTLYQTEIYSQWIDKKYSSSKNIILKLFVTPKGIDPKSSKFASIPFSDIAAVIKKLKPSDENISYLLKNILCWIEEVILMDDKLKPLCNQIYKKYKEEFDTIIQFIPKTADFIADIAEKLDEEKYNIQSGTSWITVNPIEWGKKYELWEGKKYTIPRISVWIQNNKMNISFVTKQEGPTFDWFNNSEQIFMKKELKSTEGGNNFYNIKDEEDFIINEESLEEDIGRYVKIIESICNEIFSKITDKDISKWKA, encoded by the coding sequence ATGGATAATTCAATTAATGATTTTGAACAACGTCTATCTCTAGATAAAGATTTTGCTGAATTAAGAAATAATCTCAAGATGAACCAAAATTGTATTTTTAATATAATATGTAAAGAAAATGACGAACTTACTTTTTCAAGAGTAATGAAATATTTACTTGACCCCTTAGAAAACCATGGTTTAAAAGATGCCTTCTTAAAAGAATTCCTGTCATATTTAAAAAATAAATATCAAAATAATAGTTGGAATGTGGAAAATGTTGATTTAAATAATGCAAAAGTTTATAAGGAGTATTTTATTGGAGATAGTGGAAGGCTTGATGTATTTATTGAATGTAAAGGTAATCAAAATAGTAATTTATATATAATAATTGAAAATAAAATAGATTCCTCAGAAAACGAATACTCAATTGAAGGCAAGACCTTATATCAAACAGAAATTTACAGTCAATGGATTGATAAGAAATACTCTTCTAGCAAAAATATAATTTTAAAGTTATTTGTAACCCCAAAAGGTATTGATCCAAAATCAAGCAAATTTGCAAGCATACCGTTTTCCGATATTGCAGCAGTTATTAAAAAATTAAAACCTTCAGATGAAAACATAAGTTATTTATTAAAAAATATTCTTTGCTGGATTGAGGAGGTCATTTTAATGGACGATAAATTAAAACCTTTATGTAATCAAATCTATAAAAAATACAAAGAAGAATTTGATACCATTATACAGTTTATACCAAAAACTGCCGATTTCATAGCAGATATTGCTGAAAAATTAGATGAAGAAAAATACAATATTCAATCTGGAACATCTTGGATAACGGTAAATCCAATAGAATGGGGTAAAAAGTATGAATTATGGGAGGGCAAAAAGTATACTATCCCCAGAATATCTGTATGGATACAAAACAATAAAATGAATATCAGTTTTGTTACTAAGCAAGAAGGGCCAACCTTTGATTGGTTCAATAATTCAGAACAAATATTTATGAAAAAAGAACTTAAATCTACTGAAGGAGGTAATAATTTTTACAATATTAAAGATGAAGAGGATTTTATTATTAACGAAGAGAGTCTAGAAGAAGATATTGGAAGATATGTGAAAATAATAGAAAGTATCTGTAATGAAATATTCAGTAAAATAACAGATAAGGATATTAGTAAATGGAAAGCATAA
- a CDS encoding MATE family efflux transporter yields the protein MITKIQKYINWRWNCEGGYKEFLFIAFPLILSTSSWSLEHFIDRMFLTWYSPATVAAAMPSGMLNFIIISLFLGTVGYVDTFVAQYYGAKMDKDIGPIVWQGVYLSIIGSLVLALTIPFAGNIFALFGHTNEIRDLETSYYRILCFGAFPVIASSALAGFYAGRGKTWIIMWVNFISTLICIVFDYILIFGKYGFPELGINGAAISNVIAGTVGFLIYLVAISKTTNIAKYNTLSIKPSLQIIKRIFKFGFPNGVQFLLDMAGFTTFVMIVGKLGTDNLAATNIALNINSIAFMPIIGCGIAVSILVGKYIGMNKADFASRSAYSGFHLTILYIFTIASLFYFFPNIFILPFTKGSNPKEIEAMIPTITFLLKFVAVYSIFDAMSTIFASAIKGAGDTKFVMYMLFFVSFFVLVIPSYLVVFIFGKGLYYAWAIASIYVSVLGIAFYLRFLQGKWKSMSVIESKNIDRLHANIPEDSNPFKGLANIPRTLNEAID from the coding sequence ATGATAACTAAAATACAGAAATACATTAATTGGAGATGGAATTGTGAAGGGGGATATAAGGAATTTCTATTTATTGCGTTCCCTCTTATTTTAAGTACCAGTTCCTGGTCTTTGGAACATTTTATAGATAGGATGTTCCTTACCTGGTACTCGCCTGCTACTGTTGCAGCAGCAATGCCTTCTGGGATGCTCAACTTCATTATTATAAGCCTATTTCTTGGAACTGTGGGTTATGTAGACACTTTTGTAGCTCAATATTACGGTGCAAAAATGGACAAGGATATAGGTCCTATTGTCTGGCAGGGTGTTTATCTTTCAATTATAGGTAGCTTGGTTCTTGCCTTAACGATTCCGTTTGCCGGAAATATTTTTGCGTTGTTTGGCCATACAAATGAAATCAGAGACCTTGAAACATCATATTATAGAATACTCTGTTTCGGGGCATTCCCGGTAATAGCCTCAAGCGCTTTGGCAGGGTTTTACGCAGGCCGTGGTAAAACATGGATCATTATGTGGGTGAACTTTATAAGTACGCTTATATGCATAGTTTTTGACTATATTCTTATTTTCGGAAAATATGGGTTTCCTGAACTTGGCATCAATGGCGCCGCTATTTCAAATGTCATAGCAGGGACAGTTGGTTTTCTTATTTATTTGGTAGCCATATCAAAAACTACCAACATTGCAAAATATAACACCTTGAGCATTAAACCAAGCTTACAGATTATCAAAAGAATATTTAAATTCGGTTTCCCAAACGGAGTTCAGTTCCTGCTTGATATGGCTGGTTTTACGACATTTGTCATGATAGTTGGGAAACTTGGTACAGATAACCTTGCAGCAACAAACATTGCCCTCAATATAAACAGTATCGCTTTTATGCCGATCATAGGCTGCGGTATTGCCGTAAGCATACTGGTTGGGAAATATATAGGCATGAACAAAGCTGATTTTGCATCAAGAAGTGCATATTCCGGCTTTCATTTAACGATCCTATATATATTTACGATAGCTTCTCTCTTTTACTTCTTCCCAAACATATTTATTCTTCCCTTTACAAAAGGGTCTAATCCCAAAGAAATAGAAGCGATGATACCTACAATAACTTTTCTTCTTAAGTTCGTAGCTGTATACTCTATATTTGACGCAATGAGCACGATTTTTGCTTCGGCCATCAAAGGAGCCGGAGATACAAAGTTTGTTATGTATATGCTTTTCTTTGTGTCTTTCTTTGTGCTTGTTATTCCCAGTTATCTGGTTGTTTTTATTTTTGGTAAAGGCCTTTATTATGCCTGGGCTATAGCATCAATCTATGTCAGCGTCCTCGGCATAGCTTTTTACTTAAGGTTCCTGCAAGGCAAGTGGAAATCAATGAGCGTTATTGAATCTAAAAATATTGACCGCTTGCATGCCAATATTCCTGAAGATTCGAATCCTTTTAAAGGTTTAGCGAACATTCCAAGAACCTTAAACGAAGCAATTGATTAG
- a CDS encoding tetratricopeptide repeat protein, translating to MDWRDVENPEKEREYLLKAIAQKPSAELYYKLATVYENVKDFKKALFYGNKAINIEPNNIEFNEFMAFVHGKNGDVPDAIKYWERVVAIDPEDSQFKIDLSTMKECLPFWIEQHKNSKIVNGDSMDKPLCDENYQDYLDTIQTASNLLNKNNEWINRFAEYAKGIKKNISRIKNKKDSFNQWSPLYLYMNVSQAKGDAIFNLRYLGQSVADIDVKSDGSVKSIKLDQNRYKKHNEDYFGFIHNYEDDKTIWEWSGKDATAAKAFRKHFCNNPQRIKVEQKKENHEHRIESMFLTEFSKRDAKDKRKELRNIQPVKIAKIARFQMPTPFSASNDLKYPKNGKGGGIDILARVGKGNSTKLCIMELKDENTAKEPPKVAIKQGLAYATFISKLLRSKSGKKWWNIFGFSGKVRKDLKLLVACVMPISEYKERNNESFKGIKIVHEGCTFELHYIYFKEEINKILEINTSLNS from the coding sequence ATGGATTGGCGTGATGTTGAAAACCCTGAAAAAGAAAGAGAATATCTTTTAAAAGCTATTGCTCAAAAACCCTCTGCAGAACTTTATTACAAACTAGCGACTGTTTATGAGAATGTTAAAGATTTTAAGAAAGCGCTTTTTTATGGCAATAAGGCTATTAATATTGAGCCAAACAATATAGAGTTTAATGAATTTATGGCATTCGTTCATGGGAAAAACGGTGATGTTCCCGATGCGATAAAGTATTGGGAACGTGTTGTTGCTATTGATCCGGAAGACAGCCAATTTAAGATAGACCTATCCACTATGAAAGAATGTTTACCTTTTTGGATAGAACAGCATAAAAACAGCAAAATAGTTAATGGAGATTCTATGGATAAACCGCTTTGTGATGAAAATTATCAAGATTATTTAGACACAATCCAAACTGCCAGTAATTTATTGAATAAAAATAATGAATGGATAAACCGTTTTGCTGAATACGCAAAAGGAATTAAAAAAAACATTAGTAGAATTAAGAATAAAAAAGATTCTTTTAACCAATGGTCCCCATTATATTTATATATGAACGTTAGCCAAGCAAAGGGTGACGCTATTTTTAATCTGAGATATTTAGGCCAATCTGTTGCAGATATTGATGTAAAATCGGATGGTTCTGTAAAGTCTATAAAGCTTGATCAGAATAGGTATAAGAAACATAATGAAGACTATTTTGGATTCATTCATAATTACGAAGACGACAAAACAATATGGGAGTGGAGTGGGAAGGATGCAACAGCAGCAAAAGCATTTAGAAAGCACTTCTGCAATAATCCTCAAAGAATTAAAGTCGAGCAAAAAAAAGAGAATCATGAGCACAGAATTGAGAGTATGTTTTTGACAGAATTTTCTAAAAGAGATGCTAAGGATAAGCGTAAAGAGTTGCGTAATATACAGCCTGTAAAAATAGCAAAAATTGCCAGGTTCCAAATGCCTACACCATTTAGTGCAAGTAATGATCTAAAATATCCTAAAAATGGGAAAGGTGGAGGGATTGATATTTTAGCGCGTGTCGGGAAAGGAAACTCTACAAAACTTTGTATTATGGAACTAAAAGATGAAAATACTGCCAAAGAACCGCCAAAAGTAGCTATTAAGCAGGGGTTGGCATATGCTACCTTTATTTCTAAACTATTAAGAAGTAAAAGTGGTAAAAAATGGTGGAATATATTTGGTTTTTCTGGGAAAGTACGTAAGGACCTTAAATTATTAGTCGCTTGTGTAATGCCAATTAGTGAATATAAAGAACGCAATAATGAATCGTTTAAAGGTATAAAAATTGTCCATGAGGGATGTACTTTTGAATTGCATTACATATATTTCAAAGAAGAGATTAATAAAATATTAGAAATAAATACATCGTTAAATAGTTAA